Within Planctomycetota bacterium, the genomic segment TGAGCCGGCCCCCGGTGAACCAGTGCGGCCCCGCGGCGCCATGCGGGGGCGCCATCCGGTCGCCATCGATCAGCACCGTCTCCCAGGGCGGCGGGGCGCCCGGCCCCTCGCCATGCGGCGCCGCGATCACCCCGGTCAGCCGCCAGACCTGGGCCCAGAACCGCTCGGACTCGCGGACCGACCAGGCGTGCCACGCCTCGTACGGGGCGGAGGCCTCGGGGGCGGTCGGGTCGACGGCACTCACCGTCCAGCAGAACCGGGCGAGCGCACTCTCCGCCGCCGCCTCGCGGCTCGGGGTCCAGAGGGGGAGGTCGGGGGCCGTCATCGCCGAGGAATTTATCGTATGTTCCGTCTCCCATGACGCCCCGCCGGATCCTCCTCGCTGACGCCGACGCCTTCTTCGTCGCCGTCGCGCGCATGGCGGATCCCGAGGGGGCGGGCCGCGCCCCGCTACTCATCGTCGGAGGGCGACCCAACTCGCGCGGTGTGGTCTGCTCCGCCTCGTACGAGACCCGGGCCTACGGGGTGCGCTCCGCGATGCCGATCGCACAGGCGCTCCGGCTCTGTCCCGATGCGCTCTGCGTCCCCGTCCCGCGCGCGGCTTGTTCCACCACCTCGCGCGCGATCGGCGCGGTGCTCCAGCGCTTCACCCCGGTCGTCCAGGCGGCGAGCATCGATGAGTGGTATCTCGATCTCTCCGGCACCGAGGCGCTCTACGCCCCCGAGAGCTTCGAGCAGACCGCGCAGCGCATCCGTGCGACGGTCCACCACGAGACGGGGATCTGGCTCTCTTTGGGCGGTGGCACCTCGAAGCTGATCGCCAAGCTCGCCGCCGAGAAGGCGAAGCCGCGGGCGGGGGTCGGTGGGCATGGCGTGCACCTCGTCCACGAGGGGGATGAGGCGACCTTCATGCGCAGCTGTGCCCTCGCCCAGATCCCTGGGGTCGGGCCCAAGCTCCAGACCAAGCTCGCCTCGCTCGGACTCGAGCGGGTCCCTGATGTCCTCGCCGTC encodes:
- a CDS encoding DNA polymerase IV — encoded protein: MTPRRILLADADAFFVAVARMADPEGAGRAPLLIVGGRPNSRGVVCSASYETRAYGVRSAMPIAQALRLCPDALCVPVPRAACSTTSRAIGAVLQRFTPVVQAASIDEWYLDLSGTEALYAPESFEQTAQRIRATVHHETGIWLSLGGGTSKLIAKLAAEKAKPRAGVGGHGVHLVHEGDEATFMRSCALAQIPGVGPKLQTKLASLGLERVPDVLAVDPRTLTRWLGTRPAAWLRERCLGRHEAPVEGRAPAKQVSRETTFDRDIRDVRAIAVTLRSLAARVASELRTERLAARTITVKIKDADFTTRLASTTVADAVESDRAIADLAVTLLARLRKARTVPARLVGVSCGGLIPRPDAEQLGLFAPPARGPITPDAVSTALPAERPEDRAVSRAVDRVRERFGNDAIRYGV